A section of the Solitalea canadensis DSM 3403 genome encodes:
- a CDS encoding tetratricopeptide repeat-containing sensor histidine kinase — protein sequence MIASTKIPQKVDGLIQEATSKEQKGNYNEAIIFYKKALTSLQKNQSAETGKIYFLLGNNFFYLGQSDSSINYYYKALAIGEKLNNAEILARSHQGIGSIYHEQKKYAEALLERTKAVQWARLVANNPSVLSSTLVAQALSNFWLKNYTKAMEIYQEVIPIALKINDYKSLRTVHMNIAAIHLELNIRKPILGYINKSLYYSALMKNPYYDCETNMLVGIFYWRLGEPEKAIAQLKQSVKMGKKINARSHLKRVYDSLAVIYTSKNDYKEALHYFKQSASLKDSIQSEKTLKHIKELEVKYHSVQKDKELAQKQLIIAQKDLQLKQKSKWILIPVIGIVLLTIISVFIFFYYKNKMKFHQQTLMLLEKDREISLLEAMMQGEETERGRIARDLHDGIGGLLSAAKMQFSVLKNTNGTTNHKAEFENGLHLLDESASEIRKTAHNLLPELLNRFGLEEGVFNYCQRVSTNKLRIDFVCMSEIPRLKQSFELTIYRIIQELVNNCIKHSDAREALVQLSCYQNFLVITVEDNGKGFTYQLGQMDGIGLDQIHSKINSVNGNIKIDSTEKGTTVYIEFDIEKLLITKEDIS from the coding sequence GTGATTGCTAGTACTAAAATCCCACAAAAAGTTGATGGTTTAATACAAGAAGCAACCTCAAAAGAACAAAAGGGAAATTATAATGAAGCAATAATCTTTTATAAAAAAGCGCTTACTTCACTGCAAAAAAATCAGTCGGCAGAAACAGGGAAAATCTATTTTCTTTTGGGCAATAACTTTTTTTACCTGGGACAAAGCGATTCATCTATCAACTATTATTATAAGGCATTAGCGATCGGAGAAAAACTTAACAATGCTGAAATATTAGCCCGCTCGCATCAGGGAATAGGGAGTATTTATCATGAACAAAAGAAATATGCTGAAGCTTTATTGGAGCGTACCAAGGCTGTTCAGTGGGCTCGCTTAGTCGCTAATAATCCAAGTGTGCTTTCCTCTACATTGGTAGCTCAGGCTTTAAGTAATTTTTGGCTTAAAAATTATACTAAAGCCATGGAAATTTACCAGGAAGTTATTCCTATTGCGCTTAAAATCAATGATTATAAATCATTACGGACAGTTCACATGAATATCGCAGCTATTCATTTAGAATTGAATATCAGGAAACCGATTCTAGGGTATATTAATAAAAGCCTGTATTATTCGGCATTAATGAAAAATCCTTATTATGATTGTGAAACTAATATGCTGGTCGGGATTTTCTACTGGCGTTTAGGCGAACCAGAAAAAGCTATTGCGCAGTTAAAACAGTCTGTTAAAATGGGCAAAAAAATTAATGCCCGTTCGCATCTAAAAAGAGTTTATGACTCATTGGCTGTGATTTATACTAGTAAAAACGACTACAAAGAGGCACTGCATTATTTTAAGCAATCAGCGTCATTAAAAGACAGCATCCAAAGTGAAAAAACGCTAAAACATATAAAAGAGCTGGAGGTTAAGTATCATTCAGTACAAAAAGATAAAGAACTAGCACAAAAACAGTTAATTATTGCTCAAAAAGATCTGCAGTTAAAGCAAAAATCAAAGTGGATTCTTATTCCGGTTATAGGCATTGTTCTTCTGACGATCATATCTGTTTTCATCTTCTTCTATTATAAGAATAAGATGAAGTTTCATCAACAAACATTAATGCTTTTAGAAAAGGATAGAGAAATTAGTTTACTTGAAGCGATGATGCAGGGTGAAGAAACTGAACGGGGGCGAATTGCACGCGATTTACACGATGGTATTGGGGGCCTGCTTTCAGCAGCGAAGATGCAATTTAGTGTACTTAAGAACACAAATGGTACTACCAATCATAAAGCAGAATTTGAAAACGGCCTGCACTTGTTAGATGAGTCTGCCAGTGAAATACGTAAGACTGCGCACAATCTACTTCCTGAATTATTAAATAGATTCGGACTAGAAGAGGGTGTTTTTAATTACTGCCAGCGGGTTAGCACCAATAAGCTCCGGATAGATTTTGTGTGTATGAGTGAAATTCCACGTTTGAAGCAAAGTTTTGAATTAACCATTTACCGGATTATTCAGGAGTTGGTTAACAACTGTATTAAACATTCGGATGCAAGAGAAGCCTTGGTGCAGTTGAGTTGTTATCAGAATTTTTTGGTAATTACTGTTGAAGACAACGGAAAAGGTTTTACCTACCAATTAGGACAAATGGATGGAATTGGGTTGGATCAAATCCATTCAAAAATTAACTCTGTAAATGGTAACATTAAAATAGACTCAACGGAAAAAGGAACTACCGTTTATATCGAATTTGATATTGAAAAATTACTGATTACTAAAGAAGATATTAGCTAA
- a CDS encoding tetratricopeptide repeat-containing sensor histidine kinase, producing the protein MKQFLSGVIFLTLLFHYTASFAIPTPVIKPTQDSNTVKKLLDSAYVLESTDKDAALTIYRKAYTIGVQINYILGQAKALHYSGIVYSDKSQYPKAIDMYRKALKLYHKINYPRGIGACYTNIGNIYQYESKLDSAVANYQQGLKVFEEFSLTNALAQASGNVGNIFQQAGQFEKAYHYHNQSIKYAEITKDSSILANSLINLGSILDALDKQEQSFETHKRALKIGTLTNNYYVIQLASINIADYYKDKQQYTEAIKYGLRSLHYANKLSSTFDIADIKNRLGDLYLLDKNYTTAEIYFNEAMALSEPLKTTGLTSSIYNSLNKLYAATGDYKEAYKYLSLAKNLNDSILGEKQIKSISELEVKYQTAQKDQQLVQKQLQIAKQDLRIKQKTRILMITIAGIILLLIASAFIFINYRNKMKLQTQHLILLEKKKEINILEAMIKGEEKERSRIAKDLHDGVGGLLSAAKMQFSVLSTEIFQLTGKDQFSKALNLLDDSAGEIRKIAHNLMPELLINYGLGEALSHFVNRMNNTHLKISFISIGELPEVNQNYELTIYRIVQELINNIIKHADASEALVQLSFQEDVLSITVEDNGKGFDLTTATNGAGLSSIQTRVAALGGSFELTGSINNGTTVFIEFDLAVNNYV; encoded by the coding sequence ATGAAGCAATTCCTCTCCGGAGTTATTTTCCTTACCTTATTATTTCATTATACTGCATCATTTGCCATACCTACACCTGTTATAAAACCAACGCAGGATAGCAACACTGTTAAAAAACTACTGGATTCGGCTTACGTGTTGGAAAGTACAGATAAAGATGCTGCGTTAACTATCTACAGGAAAGCATATACCATCGGCGTACAAATCAATTATATTTTAGGGCAAGCAAAGGCGTTGCATTATAGCGGAATTGTCTATTCTGATAAAAGTCAATATCCGAAAGCTATAGATATGTATCGCAAAGCATTAAAACTATATCATAAGATAAATTATCCTAGAGGAATAGGAGCCTGCTATACTAACATTGGGAATATTTATCAATATGAAAGTAAACTAGATAGTGCGGTTGCCAACTATCAACAGGGTCTGAAAGTTTTTGAAGAATTCTCACTAACAAATGCGCTAGCTCAAGCAAGTGGAAACGTTGGTAATATATTTCAACAAGCAGGACAATTCGAAAAAGCGTACCATTATCATAATCAATCCATTAAATACGCTGAAATCACCAAAGACTCAAGTATTCTAGCAAATTCCCTGATTAATCTGGGGTCAATTCTTGATGCTTTAGACAAACAAGAGCAATCATTTGAAACCCATAAGAGAGCGTTAAAAATTGGAACGCTAACCAATAACTATTATGTCATTCAGCTTGCAAGCATCAATATTGCCGACTACTATAAGGATAAGCAACAATATACTGAAGCGATCAAATATGGACTTAGAAGCCTTCATTATGCCAATAAACTTTCTTCAACTTTTGACATTGCTGATATAAAAAATAGATTAGGTGATCTTTATCTTTTAGACAAAAACTACACTACAGCTGAGATCTATTTTAATGAAGCAATGGCATTGTCGGAACCTTTAAAAACCACCGGACTTACCAGTTCTATTTATAACTCCTTGAATAAATTGTATGCAGCTACTGGTGATTACAAAGAAGCGTACAAATACCTGTCGCTAGCAAAAAACTTAAATGATAGCATCCTTGGTGAAAAACAAATAAAATCTATCAGTGAGCTTGAAGTTAAATACCAAACCGCGCAAAAGGATCAGCAGCTTGTGCAAAAGCAACTGCAGATAGCTAAACAAGACCTTAGAATAAAGCAAAAGACACGCATACTGATGATTACCATTGCCGGAATTATCTTACTACTGATCGCATCTGCCTTCATCTTTATAAATTACCGGAATAAGATGAAATTGCAGACCCAGCACCTGATCCTACTGGAAAAGAAAAAGGAAATAAATATCCTGGAAGCGATGATCAAAGGTGAAGAAAAAGAGCGGAGTCGCATTGCCAAGGATTTACACGATGGCGTGGGAGGTTTACTTTCTGCAGCTAAAATGCAGTTTAGCGTTCTTTCAACTGAGATTTTCCAACTAACCGGAAAAGATCAATTTTCAAAAGCCTTAAATTTATTAGACGACTCTGCCGGAGAAATACGAAAGATAGCACATAACCTGATGCCCGAACTCCTAATCAATTACGGACTTGGCGAAGCGCTTTCGCATTTTGTTAACCGGATGAACAATACGCACCTCAAGATCAGCTTTATCTCTATTGGTGAACTTCCGGAGGTGAATCAGAACTATGAACTAACTATTTATCGAATTGTACAGGAACTAATCAACAACATTATAAAACATGCCGATGCATCTGAAGCGCTTGTTCAGTTAAGTTTTCAAGAGGATGTATTGTCGATTACTGTTGAAGATAACGGAAAAGGTTTTGATTTAACAACCGCCACCAACGGAGCAGGATTGAGTAGTATACAAACACGCGTTGCCGCCTTGGGTGGTTCATTTGAATTAACCGGTAGTATTAATAATGGCACTACGGTATTTATTGAATTTGATCTCGCTGTAAATAATTACGTGTAA
- a CDS encoding polysaccharide deacetylase family protein, translated as MIKKYLSYILLSGTVLFYTSCQQNKPAKEVKSGSDSTSTTASTDSTSSSAPTDNTGKKPASVAEILARKEVPILCYHQIRDWKASDSKVAKDYIIPINAFKAHVKMLADSGYHTVLPDQVYNYLVYGDPLPSKPVMLTFDDTDDDQFVVANEELKKYGFKGVYFIMTVSIGRPNYMTKDQIKQLSDEGNVIGSHTWDHHNVKKYQGDDWVKQIEKPTKTLETITGKKIEYFAYPFGLWNKPAFPELKKRGFKAAFSLADKKDQDDPLFTIRRIIASGYWSANTLNKAMNNSFH; from the coding sequence ATGATCAAGAAATATTTAAGTTATATATTATTATCAGGAACTGTACTTTTTTACACTTCTTGTCAACAAAATAAACCAGCTAAAGAAGTAAAATCAGGCTCGGATTCAACAAGTACAACTGCTTCTACAGATTCAACCTCCTCGTCTGCACCTACCGATAATACCGGAAAGAAACCTGCAAGTGTTGCAGAAATATTGGCCCGTAAAGAAGTTCCTATTCTTTGTTACCACCAAATAAGAGATTGGAAAGCTTCGGATTCAAAAGTTGCAAAGGATTATATCATTCCGATAAATGCTTTTAAAGCGCATGTTAAAATGCTTGCCGACAGTGGCTATCATACGGTTTTACCAGATCAAGTGTATAATTATTTGGTTTATGGAGATCCGCTTCCTTCAAAACCGGTGATGCTTACCTTTGATGATACAGACGACGATCAATTTGTTGTAGCAAATGAAGAGTTAAAAAAATACGGCTTTAAAGGTGTTTATTTTATCATGACCGTTTCTATCGGTCGCCCGAATTACATGACCAAAGATCAGATTAAGCAACTTTCGGATGAGGGCAATGTAATTGGCAGCCACACTTGGGACCATCATAACGTAAAAAAATACCAGGGTGATGATTGGGTAAAGCAAATTGAGAAACCAACCAAAACACTTGAAACCATTACAGGAAAGAAAATCGAGTATTTCGCTTATCCGTTTGGCTTATGGAACAAACCTGCTTTTCCTGAGCTAAAGAAACGAGGTTTCAAAGCTGCGTTCAGCCTTGCAGATAAAAAAGACCAGGATGATCCGTTGTTCACGATACGCCGCATTATTGCCAGTGGATATTGGAGTGCTAATACCCTGAATAAAGCGATGAATAATAGTTTTCATTGA
- a CDS encoding response regulator: MIKVAIADDHIMVINGLKMMLENNSNMEVISSSINARELLETLISVQPDVLLLDIQMPGMSGLDLCPIITKQYPSIGVIALTNFEQSHYVKQMIRNGAMGYLLKNTDQETLIAAIEAVHNGQQYIDQHIQKLLLEESISGRKTSIYEIPLTKREKEILKLIAEEKTNQQIADSLFISLRTVETHRLNLTQKLNIKNTAGLVKEAIKRGLI; the protein is encoded by the coding sequence ATGATAAAGGTTGCGATTGCAGATGACCATATAATGGTTATTAATGGCTTAAAGATGATGTTGGAAAATAATTCGAACATGGAGGTTATTTCGAGCAGTATCAATGCCCGTGAATTATTAGAAACGCTGATTTCGGTACAGCCTGATGTACTATTACTTGATATTCAAATGCCCGGTATGAGTGGTTTGGATCTTTGTCCGATTATTACTAAACAATATCCATCGATCGGCGTGATTGCGCTTACCAATTTTGAACAATCTCATTATGTAAAGCAAATGATCAGAAATGGGGCAATGGGCTATTTACTCAAAAATACTGATCAGGAAACGTTAATTGCAGCTATTGAAGCTGTTCATAATGGTCAACAGTATATTGATCAGCATATTCAGAAACTATTGCTGGAAGAAAGTATTTCAGGACGTAAAACTTCTATTTATGAAATCCCTCTTACCAAACGTGAGAAAGAAATATTGAAATTGATCGCCGAAGAAAAAACGAACCAACAAATAGCCGACTCTCTTTTTATAAGCTTGCGAACGGTTGAGACTCACCGTTTAAATCTTACGCAAAAACTAAATATTAAGAATACGGCCGGGCTTGTAAAAGAAGCGATAAAACGAGGGTTAATTTAG
- a CDS encoding amidase produces the protein MKRRDFITKGTLATAGLSTLLSTSCNSNKTAAPEKQAIDDLLAFVLNEETIQGLQKKMADGVYTAEQLTELYLKRIDEIDKNGPRLTAVIELNPDAVAIARQMDGERKAGRVRGPMHGIPVLIKDNIDTADKMQTTAGSLAMEGHIAAKDAFIIQKLRAAGAVILGKTNLSEWANFRSTSSCSGWSSRGGQTKNPYIIDHNPCGSSSGSGVAVSANLCVVAIGTETDGSITCPAATNGVVGLKPTVGLLSRSGIIPISHTQDTAGPMARTVTDVAILLGALTGIDPDDSITNESNGHFHTDYTKFLDANALKGKRIGIEKKPQGDNQFMHALLKKAIDLLKVQGATIVEIDYLDKIHSLGESEFKVMQYEFKAGLNKYLSKSNAKVKSLKEVIAFNKQNADKAMPYFKQETLELSEEKGGLDSKEYKEALEKTHVGVKELLDEVMQKNKLDAICGLTMGPACSIDMIYGDRWGNVFLTMPAAVSGYPHITVPCGMVYDLPIGLSFFGPAYSESTLIGIGYAYEQASKNRTVPQYKKSFLV, from the coding sequence ATGAAAAGAAGAGATTTCATCACTAAAGGAACGCTTGCTACAGCCGGACTAAGCACTTTGCTTTCAACTTCCTGTAATTCAAATAAAACTGCAGCACCAGAAAAACAGGCTATAGACGATTTGCTGGCATTTGTTTTAAACGAAGAAACCATTCAAGGTTTGCAGAAGAAGATGGCGGACGGTGTTTATACCGCTGAGCAGTTAACGGAGCTTTACCTGAAACGTATTGATGAAATCGATAAAAACGGACCTAGGCTTACCGCAGTTATTGAGTTGAATCCGGATGCAGTTGCTATTGCAAGGCAAATGGATGGTGAACGAAAAGCAGGTAGGGTTCGGGGCCCGATGCACGGGATTCCGGTGTTGATAAAAGACAATATTGATACTGCCGATAAAATGCAAACGACTGCCGGCTCTTTAGCGATGGAAGGTCATATTGCTGCTAAAGATGCATTCATCATTCAAAAGTTGCGGGCTGCAGGGGCTGTTATTTTAGGCAAAACCAATTTAAGTGAATGGGCCAATTTCAGGTCGACGAGCTCTTGCTCTGGATGGAGCAGCAGGGGCGGGCAGACCAAAAATCCATATATCATCGATCATAACCCTTGTGGTTCAAGCTCCGGTTCGGGTGTAGCCGTTTCGGCTAATCTTTGTGTGGTGGCTATTGGAACTGAAACCGATGGTTCCATAACTTGTCCGGCTGCTACCAATGGAGTTGTTGGGTTAAAGCCAACAGTTGGATTGTTGAGTCGTTCGGGAATCATACCCATCTCGCATACTCAAGATACCGCAGGGCCTATGGCACGGACAGTTACTGACGTTGCTATTTTGCTTGGCGCTTTAACAGGAATTGATCCGGATGATTCTATAACTAATGAAAGTAATGGGCATTTTCATACGGATTATACTAAATTTTTGGATGCCAATGCTCTTAAAGGAAAGCGAATTGGCATTGAAAAGAAACCTCAGGGAGATAACCAGTTTATGCACGCGTTGCTAAAAAAAGCTATTGATTTGCTAAAGGTTCAAGGCGCCACAATTGTCGAAATAGATTACTTAGATAAAATTCATTCATTGGGAGAATCAGAGTTTAAAGTAATGCAGTATGAATTTAAAGCTGGTTTAAATAAGTACTTGTCAAAAAGCAATGCAAAAGTGAAATCGTTAAAAGAGGTGATTGCTTTTAATAAACAGAATGCCGATAAGGCGATGCCTTATTTTAAACAGGAAACACTTGAATTATCGGAAGAAAAAGGCGGCCTGGATTCTAAAGAATACAAAGAAGCATTGGAAAAAACACACGTCGGTGTAAAAGAACTACTTGACGAAGTGATGCAGAAAAACAAGCTGGATGCAATTTGCGGTTTAACAATGGGACCGGCCTGCAGCATTGATATGATCTATGGTGATCGTTGGGGAAATGTATTCTTAACGATGCCGGCCGCAGTAAGTGGCTATCCACATATAACTGTTCCTTGTGGAATGGTTTATGATTTACCAATCGGCTTGTCATTCTTTGGACCAGCCTATAGCGAATCAACGTTGATTGGTATTGGCTATGCTTATGAACAAGCTTCTAAAAACAGAACTGTTCCTCAGTATAAGAAATCTTTTTTGGTTTAG